A window of the Ostrea edulis chromosome 1, xbOstEdul1.1, whole genome shotgun sequence genome harbors these coding sequences:
- the LOC125661256 gene encoding toll-like receptor 13 isoform X1 — protein sequence MRKKTRITQDICRQEITIPDTGEKCTIYLLIAGGERRFERSVIMVTSQHSVPWIIMLVICSCTEGCTTLNVCPGTPCFCTNATADCSGKNLTDIKPLDKLPCSITSIDLSGNKFRYIHDNFFEPIVSLKIETLILSRSTVVHISDKAFQHIPKLEKLDLSRNDLNYTSIQKVLDGLKSCVQISDLDISDVKRFNLTTELPIDAFKSLHSNNGSLKTLRLRKWGLVNVSGTSFKNLTELRTLDLSNNDILALKMEGLSNIKCLNLTQNELSSVPVLCDAERNSYVPCMERLYLAINHISDSLEFYRQGHCLTELKCLNLSFNAISIFKSNSFSTIRSLKELYVENMLTYDLSIEEDAFQSESLEALFLGSYKRVTKEMLHYRTIFSKCPNLVELDMSKFDFSNFEDQDFRDMLSPLLNLANLTLRQALLNFVPYISHLKNLHVLNLDNNFIRHIHKDTFSNNSHLHTILLRKNQLTSIREDSFTEEMWKHPNLSIDVSFNPFACDCDLEWFIQWSRMNRGHVKHYDSNQCDSPKEWKGNHIHEHQNILRIKCNPLDRGFLIGITVGSFVFIFLFTFILIRKLKWDIMYHLHNCMGGRRRRYRRFINKDVKKYDSFVAYNTHDRKWIMSELVETLENKENYKLCLHERNFLPIGSHVDNILENVEASRTFILVLSNNFLEDQWCQYETVVANHKLADGNKDTILLILLDDIDSKHFTVALKTLLKEAESVEWTTNINGKKLFWKKLRRFMCDH from the coding sequence GTCACATCTCAACATAGCGTCCCATGGATTATAATGTTGGTGATCTGCAGCTGCACTGAGGGATGTACAACCTTGAACGTTTGCCCCGGAACGCCCTGCTTTTGTACTAATGCCACAGCAGATTGTTCGGGGAAGAATCTAACAGACATAAAGCCTCTCGATAAATTGCCTTGCTCAATCACAAGTATAGATCTATCTGGAAACAAGTTCCGCTACATCCATGACAACTTTTTTGAACCCATTGTTTCATTGAAGATTGAAACTTTGATCCTCAGTCGAAGTACTGTGGTACATATATCTGATAAAGCATTCCAACATATTCCCAAACTTGAGAAGTTGGATCTGTCTAGAAATGACCTTAACTACACTTCTATACAGAAAGTGTTGGATGGTCTAAAAAGTTGTGTTCAAATTAGTGATCTCGACATATCAGACGTGAAAAGGTTTAACCTTACCACGGAACTCCCCATAGATGCATTTAAAAGTCTACACAGCAATAATGGTTCACTTAAAACACTTAGATTGAGAAAGTGGGGGTTAGTAAACGTTAGCGGAACTTCATTCAAAAATTTAACTGAATTACGAACTCTTGACCTGAGCAACAATGATATTCTTGCGTTGAAAATGGAGGGTCTATCCAACATTAAATGCTTAAATCTTACTCAGAATGAGCTTTCATCTGTTCCGGTTTTGTGCGATGCAGAAAGAAATTCGTATGTTCCATGCATGGAGAGACTGTATTTAGCGATAAATCACATATCAGACTCGCTTGAGTTCTACAGACAAGGTCACTGTTTGACGGAATTAAAATGCCTCAATTTATCATTCAACGCAATAAGCATATTCAAAAGTAATTCGTTTTCAACAATTAGAAGTTTGAAAGAATTATACGTGGAGAATATGCTAACGTACGATTTATCTATTGAAGAAGACGCTTTCCAGTCAGAGTCATTGGAAGCTTTGTTTCTTGGAAGCTATAAAAGAGTAACGAAGGAAATGTTACACTACAGAACTATATTCAGCAAGTGCCCAAATCTTGTGGAATTAGACATGTCAAAATTTGACTTTTCAAATTTCGAGGACCAAGATTTTCGCGATATGCTGTCTCCTCTTCTAAATCTAGCCAACCTTACACTACGCCAGGCTTTACTGAATTTTGTTCCATACATTTCGCATTTAAAGAACCtacatgtattgaatttagataataattttatacGACATATTCACAAGGACACGTTTAGTAATAATTCCCACCTTCATACTATTCTGCTTCGGAAGAACCAGTTAACGTCCATTCGAGAAGATTCGTTTACAGAAGAAATGTGGAAACATCCAAATTTGTCCATAGATGTATCTTTTAACCCTTTTGCCTGTGACTGCGATCTCGAATGGTTTATTCAGTGGTCACGCATGAATAGAGGACACGTAAAACATTATGATTCAAATCAGTGCGACTCACCAAAGGAGTGGAAAGGAAATCATATACATGAACATCAAAATATTCTCAGAATAAAATGTAATCCGTTGGACAGAGGATTTCTTATTGGTATAACGGTGGGGTCCTTCGTATTCATTTTTCTGTTCACTTTTATACTTATTCGAAAGTTAAAATGGGATATTATGTATCATCTCCACAATTGTATGGGTGGACGACGGCGTAGATATCGGAGGTTCATCAATAAGGATGTTAAAAAATACGACAGTTTTGTTGCTTACAATACGCATGATCGGAAGTGGATTATGTCGGAACTCGTTGAAACTTTAGAGAATAAAGAAAACTATAAGTTGTGTCTTCACGAAAGAAACTTTCTACCAATTGGTTCCCACGTAGATAATATATTGGAAAATGTTGAGGCTAGTCGaacatttatattagttttGTCGAACAATTTCTTGGAAGATCAATGGTGCCAGTACGAAACAGTGGTAGCCAACCACAAGTTAGCAGATGGGAATAAGGACACCATTCTTCTTATTCTGTTGGATGACATTGattcaaaacattttacagTAGCACTGAAGACTTTGTTAAAAGAGGCCGAAAGTGTGGAGTGGACAACGAATATCAACGGGAAGAAATTATTTTGGAAAAAGCTGAGAAGGTTCATGTGTGATCACTAA
- the LOC125661256 gene encoding toll-like receptor 13 isoform X2 — protein sequence MVTSQHSVPWIIMLVICSCTEGCTTLNVCPGTPCFCTNATADCSGKNLTDIKPLDKLPCSITSIDLSGNKFRYIHDNFFEPIVSLKIETLILSRSTVVHISDKAFQHIPKLEKLDLSRNDLNYTSIQKVLDGLKSCVQISDLDISDVKRFNLTTELPIDAFKSLHSNNGSLKTLRLRKWGLVNVSGTSFKNLTELRTLDLSNNDILALKMEGLSNIKCLNLTQNELSSVPVLCDAERNSYVPCMERLYLAINHISDSLEFYRQGHCLTELKCLNLSFNAISIFKSNSFSTIRSLKELYVENMLTYDLSIEEDAFQSESLEALFLGSYKRVTKEMLHYRTIFSKCPNLVELDMSKFDFSNFEDQDFRDMLSPLLNLANLTLRQALLNFVPYISHLKNLHVLNLDNNFIRHIHKDTFSNNSHLHTILLRKNQLTSIREDSFTEEMWKHPNLSIDVSFNPFACDCDLEWFIQWSRMNRGHVKHYDSNQCDSPKEWKGNHIHEHQNILRIKCNPLDRGFLIGITVGSFVFIFLFTFILIRKLKWDIMYHLHNCMGGRRRRYRRFINKDVKKYDSFVAYNTHDRKWIMSELVETLENKENYKLCLHERNFLPIGSHVDNILENVEASRTFILVLSNNFLEDQWCQYETVVANHKLADGNKDTILLILLDDIDSKHFTVALKTLLKEAESVEWTTNINGKKLFWKKLRRFMCDH from the coding sequence GTCACATCTCAACATAGCGTCCCATGGATTATAATGTTGGTGATCTGCAGCTGCACTGAGGGATGTACAACCTTGAACGTTTGCCCCGGAACGCCCTGCTTTTGTACTAATGCCACAGCAGATTGTTCGGGGAAGAATCTAACAGACATAAAGCCTCTCGATAAATTGCCTTGCTCAATCACAAGTATAGATCTATCTGGAAACAAGTTCCGCTACATCCATGACAACTTTTTTGAACCCATTGTTTCATTGAAGATTGAAACTTTGATCCTCAGTCGAAGTACTGTGGTACATATATCTGATAAAGCATTCCAACATATTCCCAAACTTGAGAAGTTGGATCTGTCTAGAAATGACCTTAACTACACTTCTATACAGAAAGTGTTGGATGGTCTAAAAAGTTGTGTTCAAATTAGTGATCTCGACATATCAGACGTGAAAAGGTTTAACCTTACCACGGAACTCCCCATAGATGCATTTAAAAGTCTACACAGCAATAATGGTTCACTTAAAACACTTAGATTGAGAAAGTGGGGGTTAGTAAACGTTAGCGGAACTTCATTCAAAAATTTAACTGAATTACGAACTCTTGACCTGAGCAACAATGATATTCTTGCGTTGAAAATGGAGGGTCTATCCAACATTAAATGCTTAAATCTTACTCAGAATGAGCTTTCATCTGTTCCGGTTTTGTGCGATGCAGAAAGAAATTCGTATGTTCCATGCATGGAGAGACTGTATTTAGCGATAAATCACATATCAGACTCGCTTGAGTTCTACAGACAAGGTCACTGTTTGACGGAATTAAAATGCCTCAATTTATCATTCAACGCAATAAGCATATTCAAAAGTAATTCGTTTTCAACAATTAGAAGTTTGAAAGAATTATACGTGGAGAATATGCTAACGTACGATTTATCTATTGAAGAAGACGCTTTCCAGTCAGAGTCATTGGAAGCTTTGTTTCTTGGAAGCTATAAAAGAGTAACGAAGGAAATGTTACACTACAGAACTATATTCAGCAAGTGCCCAAATCTTGTGGAATTAGACATGTCAAAATTTGACTTTTCAAATTTCGAGGACCAAGATTTTCGCGATATGCTGTCTCCTCTTCTAAATCTAGCCAACCTTACACTACGCCAGGCTTTACTGAATTTTGTTCCATACATTTCGCATTTAAAGAACCtacatgtattgaatttagataataattttatacGACATATTCACAAGGACACGTTTAGTAATAATTCCCACCTTCATACTATTCTGCTTCGGAAGAACCAGTTAACGTCCATTCGAGAAGATTCGTTTACAGAAGAAATGTGGAAACATCCAAATTTGTCCATAGATGTATCTTTTAACCCTTTTGCCTGTGACTGCGATCTCGAATGGTTTATTCAGTGGTCACGCATGAATAGAGGACACGTAAAACATTATGATTCAAATCAGTGCGACTCACCAAAGGAGTGGAAAGGAAATCATATACATGAACATCAAAATATTCTCAGAATAAAATGTAATCCGTTGGACAGAGGATTTCTTATTGGTATAACGGTGGGGTCCTTCGTATTCATTTTTCTGTTCACTTTTATACTTATTCGAAAGTTAAAATGGGATATTATGTATCATCTCCACAATTGTATGGGTGGACGACGGCGTAGATATCGGAGGTTCATCAATAAGGATGTTAAAAAATACGACAGTTTTGTTGCTTACAATACGCATGATCGGAAGTGGATTATGTCGGAACTCGTTGAAACTTTAGAGAATAAAGAAAACTATAAGTTGTGTCTTCACGAAAGAAACTTTCTACCAATTGGTTCCCACGTAGATAATATATTGGAAAATGTTGAGGCTAGTCGaacatttatattagttttGTCGAACAATTTCTTGGAAGATCAATGGTGCCAGTACGAAACAGTGGTAGCCAACCACAAGTTAGCAGATGGGAATAAGGACACCATTCTTCTTATTCTGTTGGATGACATTGattcaaaacattttacagTAGCACTGAAGACTTTGTTAAAAGAGGCCGAAAGTGTGGAGTGGACAACGAATATCAACGGGAAGAAATTATTTTGGAAAAAGCTGAGAAGGTTCATGTGTGATCACTAA